One genomic region from Hoeflea algicola encodes:
- a CDS encoding uracil-DNA glycosylase, with product MARTLTEPDHDCGLCPRLRGFILDNRKHHPDWHNGPVRTFYPPEGPHAVRLLVIGLAPGLRGANRTGRPFTGDDSGDLLYATLGAHGLAGGSFEMGADDGLRLDKTAITNAVRCVPPENKPVGAEINTCRAFLSATISHLENLRAIVTLGKIAHDSTVRALGGKISAHPFGHNAQTVVAGIQLFSSYHCSRYNINTGRLTPEMFNAVFADVARFLSRDQALG from the coding sequence ATGGCTCGAACGCTAACCGAACCGGATCATGACTGCGGCCTGTGTCCCCGGCTGCGTGGCTTCATACTCGACAATAGAAAACACCATCCCGATTGGCATAACGGACCGGTGCGGACCTTCTATCCACCCGAGGGCCCACACGCGGTTCGGCTGCTGGTCATCGGGCTGGCTCCGGGATTGCGGGGCGCCAACCGCACCGGTCGCCCCTTCACCGGAGATGACTCAGGCGACCTGCTTTACGCCACGCTCGGCGCGCACGGATTGGCCGGTGGCAGTTTCGAGATGGGCGCAGATGACGGTTTGCGGCTTGATAAAACCGCCATCACCAACGCCGTGCGCTGCGTGCCGCCCGAAAACAAGCCGGTGGGCGCCGAGATCAACACCTGCCGTGCTTTTCTGAGCGCCACGATCAGCCACTTGGAAAACCTCCGCGCCATCGTCACACTGGGAAAAATCGCCCATGACAGCACCGTGCGCGCGTTGGGCGGCAAGATTTCCGCCCACCCATTTGGCCACAACGCGCAGACTGTGGTTGCGGGTATACAATTGTTTTCGAGCTATCACTGCTCACGCTACAACATCAATACCGGACGGCTGACGCCGGAGATGTTCAATGCGGTGTTTGCAGATGTAGCGCGGTTTCTGTCGCGCGATCAGGCCTTGGGCTGA
- the smpB gene encoding SsrA-binding protein SmpB has translation MAPKKEDKAQYGKVVAENRKARFNYEIVETFETGLVLTGTEVKSLREGKANIADSYANEEGGEMWLINSYVPEYLQANQFNHEPRRRRKILVKLREIARLGQAVQRDGMTLVPLKIYFNDKGTAKLQLALAKGKKLHDKRQTQKERDWNRDKSRLLRDRG, from the coding sequence ATGGCACCCAAAAAAGAAGACAAGGCGCAATATGGCAAGGTCGTTGCTGAAAACCGCAAGGCGCGGTTCAACTACGAAATTGTCGAGACCTTCGAGACAGGCCTGGTTCTGACCGGCACGGAAGTGAAATCACTTCGTGAGGGCAAGGCCAACATCGCGGACTCCTACGCCAATGAAGAGGGCGGGGAGATGTGGCTGATCAATTCCTATGTGCCGGAATATCTGCAGGCCAACCAGTTCAATCACGAGCCCAGGCGGCGGCGTAAAATTCTGGTCAAGCTGCGCGAAATTGCGCGGCTCGGGCAAGCCGTGCAGCGTGACGGTATGACGCTGGTGCCACTGAAAATCTATTTCAACGACAAGGGCACCGCCAAGCTGCAACTGGCTCTCGCAAAGGGTAAGAAGCTCCACGACAAGCGCCAGACCCAAAAGGAACGCGACTGGAACCGGGATAAATCCCGATTGCTGCGCGACCGCGGCTAA
- the dapA gene encoding 4-hydroxy-tetrahydrodipicolinate synthase yields the protein MFKGSLPALITPFTDDGAVDEDAFASHVERMIKAGSRGLVPVGTTGESPTLTHAEHRRVVELCVEAADGRVPVIAGAGSNNTTESIELAVHAEKAGADAVLVVTPYYNKPTQKGLYLHFKAVAEATKLPIIIYNIPPRSVVDMSVETMAALNRDFANIVGVKDATGNLARVPEQRMACGKDFVQLSGEDATALGYNAHGGVGCISVTANVVPQECAEFQEATLRGDYATALTMLDRLMPLHKAIFTEPGVAGVKYCLARMGLIKNVVRSPLTTVEPGTAAMLDAALAQAGVAG from the coding sequence ATGTTCAAGGGTTCCCTTCCGGCCCTCATTACACCCTTCACGGACGATGGCGCGGTGGACGAGGATGCTTTCGCGAGCCACGTCGAGCGCATGATCAAGGCCGGCAGTCGGGGTCTGGTGCCGGTAGGCACCACCGGTGAATCGCCGACACTGACCCATGCCGAGCACCGGCGTGTGGTCGAGCTTTGCGTCGAGGCCGCCGATGGCCGTGTGCCGGTGATTGCAGGGGCCGGATCGAACAACACGACGGAATCAATCGAGCTGGCGGTTCATGCCGAAAAGGCCGGGGCCGACGCGGTTCTGGTGGTGACGCCCTATTACAACAAGCCGACACAGAAGGGGCTCTATCTGCACTTCAAGGCTGTGGCCGAAGCAACCAAGTTGCCGATCATCATCTACAACATTCCGCCGCGCTCGGTGGTCGACATGTCGGTCGAGACCATGGCGGCGCTCAACCGTGATTTCGCCAATATCGTCGGCGTCAAGGATGCCACCGGTAATCTTGCCCGCGTGCCGGAACAGCGCATGGCCTGCGGCAAGGATTTCGTGCAGCTGTCGGGTGAAGACGCGACCGCGCTTGGTTACAATGCCCATGGCGGCGTTGGTTGCATCTCGGTCACTGCCAATGTTGTGCCCCAAGAATGTGCGGAATTTCAGGAAGCAACGCTGCGGGGCGATTATGCCACCGCTCTGACGATGCTCGACCGGCTGATGCCGCTGCACAAGGCCATCTTTACGGAACCAGGCGTTGCCGGCGTCAAGTATTGCCTGGCCCGGATGGGCCTGATCAAGAATGTCGTCCGCTCGCCTCTGACCACGGTAGAACCCGGGACAGCTGCCATGCTTGACGCTGCGCTTGCTCAGGCGGGCGTGGCCGGCTGA
- a CDS encoding lytic transglycosylase domain-containing protein, with the protein MTRTAVVALLTLSSALVTVTAAAPLPDGDIPLPAPRPLAFSAETTASVPRTSDTAPASRELKAGLDALAGKDPARARAIRDSMRADTLDNHILTWAIALSGMEGVPSGEIAAAATELNGWPGLKSLRSLSERALFFENPPARQVLAAFGDTRPETVKGAITLVRALMASGDAKRARSVAASFWRTTRMDSKETAIFLGEFDSLLSKSDYLRRMEMLLYRDHVSEAKPLAEKAGAQSLYRAWAAVITNPRNAAGAISSVHSSWHDNPAYLYLRIRHLRELERNKEAAALFKQMPRDRAALVDPDEWWIEARVVSRGLYEQGDARGAYQIAAAHLASSPADFAEAEFHAGWYALRGLKDAKTASKHFAAILSVADGQITRARAYYWLGRAAEVGGSGKAADHYSRAASYPSTFYGQLASARLDRKSLNIAYPSPTPADRARFAGREAVQAIRKLESAGFDGRADILYRALAGELDSPGELAILAAMAEKRGDHQVSLQIGKIAWNRGLDVAALAYPLGAVPGSADIKGSGKALAYSIARQESAFNKAAVSPANALGLLQILPGTAKGVAARYGLPYSKSRLTSDAGYNATLGAHFLGEQITDFGGSYILTFIAYNAGPRRVPQWIARFGDPRGRSLDEVIDWIEMIPFTETRHYVQRVMENYQVYKARLGQPASIEKDLRFGRG; encoded by the coding sequence ATGACAAGAACCGCCGTAGTTGCGCTGCTGACGCTCTCCTCAGCCCTGGTCACTGTCACCGCGGCAGCCCCGCTGCCGGATGGCGACATCCCTCTACCCGCACCGCGTCCGCTTGCCTTCAGCGCGGAGACCACCGCCTCGGTGCCGCGTACCAGCGACACGGCGCCGGCCAGCCGTGAACTCAAGGCCGGGCTCGATGCACTGGCAGGCAAGGATCCTGCCCGAGCCCGTGCGATCCGCGATTCCATGCGTGCAGACACCCTGGACAATCATATTCTGACCTGGGCGATCGCGCTCTCGGGAATGGAAGGCGTGCCTTCGGGCGAAATCGCCGCCGCAGCCACCGAACTAAATGGCTGGCCTGGCCTCAAATCGCTGCGCAGTCTTTCCGAGCGCGCCCTGTTCTTTGAAAATCCGCCCGCACGCCAGGTACTGGCCGCCTTTGGCGACACCCGCCCCGAGACGGTAAAAGGTGCCATCACTTTGGTCCGTGCCTTGATGGCCAGCGGGGATGCCAAGAGGGCACGGTCGGTGGCGGCCAGTTTCTGGCGGACGACACGCATGGACAGCAAGGAAACAGCCATATTTCTGGGCGAATTCGACAGTCTGCTATCCAAATCAGACTATTTGCGCCGCATGGAGATGTTGCTCTATCGCGACCATGTCAGCGAAGCCAAGCCCCTGGCGGAGAAGGCCGGTGCGCAATCTCTCTACCGCGCCTGGGCTGCGGTCATCACCAATCCCAGGAATGCGGCGGGGGCGATATCGTCGGTACACTCGTCCTGGCATGACAATCCGGCCTATCTTTACCTGCGGATCCGCCATCTGCGCGAACTCGAGCGCAACAAGGAGGCAGCAGCCCTTTTCAAACAGATGCCGCGTGATCGCGCCGCCCTTGTCGATCCCGATGAATGGTGGATCGAGGCGCGAGTGGTCAGCCGTGGTCTTTACGAGCAGGGGGATGCGCGCGGCGCCTATCAGATTGCCGCTGCGCATCTGGCGTCAAGTCCCGCCGATTTTGCTGAGGCCGAATTTCATGCCGGCTGGTATGCGCTGCGCGGGTTGAAGGATGCGAAAACCGCATCCAAGCATTTCGCCGCCATTCTCTCGGTTGCCGACGGCCAGATCACCAGGGCACGCGCATATTACTGGCTTGGCCGCGCCGCCGAAGTCGGCGGCAGCGGCAAGGCGGCTGATCATTACAGCCGTGCGGCAAGCTACCCTTCGACATTTTACGGACAGCTTGCCAGTGCCCGGCTTGACCGCAAATCGCTCAACATTGCCTATCCATCGCCCACGCCGGCCGATCGGGCGCGGTTTGCCGGTCGGGAGGCCGTCCAGGCGATCCGCAAGCTTGAAAGCGCTGGCTTTGACGGCCGCGCAGACATTCTCTACCGCGCACTGGCGGGCGAACTCGACAGCCCCGGAGAACTGGCAATCCTCGCCGCCATGGCCGAAAAGCGCGGCGATCACCAGGTCTCGCTGCAAATCGGCAAGATCGCCTGGAACCGCGGTCTCGATGTCGCGGCACTCGCCTATCCGCTCGGTGCGGTGCCCGGCAGCGCCGACATCAAGGGATCCGGCAAGGCACTGGCCTATTCGATTGCCCGGCAGGAAAGCGCCTTCAACAAGGCCGCGGTCTCGCCGGCCAACGCGCTTGGGTTACTGCAAATACTCCCCGGCACGGCCAAGGGCGTTGCCGCCCGCTACGGCCTGCCCTATTCGAAAAGCCGCCTGACCTCTGACGCCGGTTACAACGCTACACTGGGCGCCCATTTTCTGGGCGAGCAGATCACCGACTTCGGTGGCTCCTATATCCTGACATTCATCGCCTACAACGCCGGTCCACGCCGGGTGCCGCAATGGATTGCGCGCTTTGGCGACCCGCGTGGACGCTCGCTTGACGAGGTGATCGACTGGATCGAGATGATACCATTCACCGAAACCCGCCACTATGTGCAGCGGGTGATGGAAAACTATCAGGTCTACAAGGCCCGCCTTGGCCAACCGGCGAGTATCGAAAAAGATCTCCGCTTCGGGCGTGGCTGA
- a CDS encoding alpha/beta fold hydrolase, translating into MTNNNIETLKPVTHEDVFFSASDGLRLHAADYGRHDPATRGRLPLVCLPGLTRNTRDFHDLALLISSHAKTPRRVVSFDYRGRGQSGWDKDPSRYSIVIEAEDVINGMAALGLEHAIFLGTSRGGLIMHVLAAMRPGLMAAGVLNDIGPVIEGAGLAQIKAYLSRTPKPKDWTDAGRILAEAHHKSFPALGESDWVDFARAIYVEKDGKLVPDYDPALLEGLKGVDLNTPLPTLWPQFDALGAMPLMVLRGQHSTLLSAATLTEMQARVTSLQTATIDGHGHAPILHLSGIPEILTSFFASVDKLRKH; encoded by the coding sequence ATGACGAATAACAATATCGAAACTCTGAAACCGGTCACCCACGAAGACGTCTTTTTCTCCGCCAGCGACGGCCTGCGGCTGCATGCGGCGGATTATGGCCGGCACGATCCGGCCACCCGCGGTCGTCTGCCGCTGGTCTGCCTGCCAGGACTGACACGCAACACCCGGGATTTCCATGATCTGGCTCTGCTCATATCCAGTCATGCCAAAACACCGCGGCGTGTGGTGAGCTTTGACTATCGCGGCCGCGGCCAATCCGGCTGGGACAAGGACCCGTCCCGTTACTCGATCGTTATCGAAGCCGAAGACGTGATCAACGGCATGGCAGCGCTCGGGCTGGAACACGCCATCTTCCTGGGTACTTCGCGCGGTGGGCTGATCATGCATGTCCTCGCTGCCATGCGCCCTGGCCTGATGGCAGCCGGCGTGCTCAACGACATCGGTCCGGTGATCGAAGGCGCGGGGCTCGCGCAGATCAAGGCGTATCTGTCACGCACACCAAAACCGAAGGATTGGACCGATGCCGGCCGCATCCTGGCCGAGGCGCACCACAAGAGCTTTCCGGCGCTTGGTGAGAGCGACTGGGTCGATTTCGCCCGGGCAATCTATGTCGAAAAGGATGGCAAACTCGTCCCCGATTACGATCCGGCCCTGCTCGAAGGCCTCAAGGGAGTTGATCTCAACACCCCGCTGCCAACCCTGTGGCCACAATTCGATGCGCTGGGCGCCATGCCGTTGATGGTGTTGCGCGGCCAGCATTCGACCCTTCTATCCGCAGCCACGCTGACCGAGATGCAGGCCCGCGTCACGTCACTGCAGACGGCGACCATCGACGGCCACGGGCATGCGCCGATCCTGCATCTGTCCGGTATTCCCGAGATCCTGACCAGCTTCTTTGCATCCGTCGACAAGTTACGAAAGCACTGA